In Dromaius novaehollandiae isolate bDroNov1 chromosome 4, bDroNov1.hap1, whole genome shotgun sequence, a single genomic region encodes these proteins:
- the QDPR gene encoding dihydropteridine reductase isoform X1, translating to MAAAAAGRVLVYGGRGALGSQCVQYFKSRNWWVASIDLAANEEASANVVVRVMESFPEQAEQVTAEVGKLLGEEKLDAILCVAGGWAGGSAKAKSLYKNCDLMWKQSVWTSTISSHLATKHLKEGGLLTLTGAQAALSGTPGMIGYGMAKGAVHQLCQSLAGASSGLPSGSAAVAILPVTLDTPANRKSMPDADFSSWTSLEFIAETFYDWITRKNRPNSGSLIQVITTGGKTELVAAHL from the exons atggcggcggcggcggcgggcagggtgCTGGTGTACGGGGGCAGAGGCGCCCTGGGGTCGCAGTGCGTGCAGTACTTCAAGTCCCGGAACTGG TGGGTGGCCAGCATCGACCTGGCCGCGAACGAGGAGGCCAGCGCCAACGTGGTGGTGCGGGTGATGGAGTCCTTCCCCGAGCAGGCCGAGCAG GTGACAGCAGAGGTTGGAAAACTTCTTGGTGAAGAAAAGTTGGATGCAATCTTGTGTGTAGCAGGAGGATGGGCTGGAGGCAGTGCCAAAGCTAAAT CATTATACAAAAACTGTGATTTGATGTGGAAACAGAGTGTTTGGACGTCCACAATTTCCAGTCACCTAGCCACAAAACATCTGAAAGAAGGAGGCCTCTTGACTTTGACGGGAGCACAAGCTGCTTTATCTGGAACCCCAG GGATGATTGGCTATGGCATGGCCAAAGGAGCAGTGCACCAGCTTTGTCAGAGTTTAGCTGGTGCCAGTAGTGGCTTGCCATCtggttctgctgctgttgctattTTACC GGTTACCTTGGATACGCCAGCGAACAGGAAATCGATGCCTGACGCAGATTTCAGCTCCTGGACATCCTTAGAATTCATTGctga AACTTTTTATGACTGGATAACAAGAAAGAACCGACCGAACTCAGGGAGTCTAATCCAGGTGATAACTACAGGAGGAAAGACCGAACTAGTTGCAGCACATCTTTGA
- the QDPR gene encoding dihydropteridine reductase isoform X2 — MAAAAAGRVLVYGGRGALGSQCVQYFKSRNWVTAEVGKLLGEEKLDAILCVAGGWAGGSAKAKSLYKNCDLMWKQSVWTSTISSHLATKHLKEGGLLTLTGAQAALSGTPGMIGYGMAKGAVHQLCQSLAGASSGLPSGSAAVAILPVTLDTPANRKSMPDADFSSWTSLEFIAETFYDWITRKNRPNSGSLIQVITTGGKTELVAAHL, encoded by the exons atggcggcggcggcggcgggcagggtgCTGGTGTACGGGGGCAGAGGCGCCCTGGGGTCGCAGTGCGTGCAGTACTTCAAGTCCCGGAACTGG GTGACAGCAGAGGTTGGAAAACTTCTTGGTGAAGAAAAGTTGGATGCAATCTTGTGTGTAGCAGGAGGATGGGCTGGAGGCAGTGCCAAAGCTAAAT CATTATACAAAAACTGTGATTTGATGTGGAAACAGAGTGTTTGGACGTCCACAATTTCCAGTCACCTAGCCACAAAACATCTGAAAGAAGGAGGCCTCTTGACTTTGACGGGAGCACAAGCTGCTTTATCTGGAACCCCAG GGATGATTGGCTATGGCATGGCCAAAGGAGCAGTGCACCAGCTTTGTCAGAGTTTAGCTGGTGCCAGTAGTGGCTTGCCATCtggttctgctgctgttgctattTTACC GGTTACCTTGGATACGCCAGCGAACAGGAAATCGATGCCTGACGCAGATTTCAGCTCCTGGACATCCTTAGAATTCATTGctga AACTTTTTATGACTGGATAACAAGAAAGAACCGACCGAACTCAGGGAGTCTAATCCAGGTGATAACTACAGGAGGAAAGACCGAACTAGTTGCAGCACATCTTTGA